From the Bos taurus isolate L1 Dominette 01449 registration number 42190680 breed Hereford chromosome 22, ARS-UCD2.0, whole genome shotgun sequence genome, one window contains:
- the LOC132343545 gene encoding uncharacterized protein — protein MLARTCLIALSNWHIVGILQALFKRIWILTPDNFVASTLTHKGLKPQTQMPGYSSQSPVTPRQLASHRQPGPAGQQCAPARAAAAVSRSALFPAEPSAPARQPPPPRARLLWLLPAPSKRCLRLRLSARAREGGETRGREGRGALRNSQRGPAPRAAGSPRCAPLDPASPCARAACARVRSPSAGPWARRRRGEVVNVSPLGGLVRAQLGSREHGVKGRGFLLLRSYKCTKMDNFNIEVSSTPRVLFVPGKLFFPVKEMAE, from the exons ATGCTTGCGAGAACCTGTCTTATTGCCCTCAGTaattggcacatagtaggcattttGCAAGCACTGTTCAAACGAATATGGATATTAACCCCTGACAACTTCGTCGCTAGTACCTTGACCCACAAAGGGTTAAAACCACAAACTCAGATGCCAGGTTACAGCAGCCAAAGTCCTGTTACT CCCCGCCAACTTGCCAGCCACCGACAGCCCGGGCCCGCCGGGCAGCAGTGCGCGCCCGCGCGAGCCGCCGCCGCAGTGTCCCGGTCCGCGCTGTTCCCAGCCGAGCCCTCGGCGCCCGCCCGACAGCCGCCGCCACCGCGCGCCaggctgctgtggctgctgccgGCGCCGAGCAAGCGCTGCCTGCGCCTCCGCCTTTCCGCGCGGGCGCGGGAAGGAGGGGAGACGCGCgggcgggaggggcggggagcGCTGCGGAACAGCCAACGAGGTCCCGCGCCTCGCGCCGCCGGCTCTCCCCGCTGCGCCCCGCTGGACCCCGCGTCGCCCTGCGCTCGGGCCGCGTGCGCCCGCGTGCGTTCGCCCTCCGCAGGGCCCTGGGCGAGGCGCCGGAGGGGGGAGGTGGTCAACGTGTCACCACTGGGTGGCCTCGTGCGCGCACAGTTGGGCTCCAGGGAGCACGGGGTTAAAGGTAGGGGGTTCCTGCTGCTTCGCTCCTACAAGTGCACAAAGATGGACAATTTTAATATTGAAGTCAGTAGTACACCAAGGGTTCTCTTTGTACCAG GAAAACTATTCTTCCCTGTCAAAGAAATGgctgaatga